A window of the Procambarus clarkii isolate CNS0578487 chromosome 77, FALCON_Pclarkii_2.0, whole genome shotgun sequence genome harbors these coding sequences:
- the LOC138357309 gene encoding uncharacterized protein has protein sequence MLAGSRHHPGCWQCPGITQDAGRIQASPRMLAGSRHHPGCWQDPGITQDAGSFQASPRMLAGSRHHPGCWQDPGITQDAGRIQASPRMLAGSRHHPGCWQDPGITQDAGRIQASPRMLAASRHHPGCWQDPGITQDAGRIQASPRMLAGSRHHPGCWQDPGITQDAGRIQASPRMLAASRHHPGCWQDPGITQDAGRIQASPRMLAGSRHHPGCWQDPGITQDAGRIQASPRMLAGSRHHPGCWQDPGITQDAGSFQASPRMLAAVQASPRHHPELRQHLRCCHAGLKSCMIRVPEPFLNSSFRRF, from the coding sequence GCTGGCAGTGTCCAGGCATCACCCAGGATGCTGGCAGGATCCAGGCATCACCCAGGATGCTGGCAGGATCCAGGCATCACCCAGGATGCTGGCAGGATCCAGGCATCACCCAGGATGCTGGCAGCTTCCAGGCATCACCCAGGATGCTGGCAGGATCCAGGCATCACCCAGGATGCTGGCAGGATCCAGGCATCACCCAGGATGCTGGCAGGATCCAGGCATCACCCAGGATGCTGGCAGGATCCAGGCATCACCCAGGATGCTGGCAGGATCCAGGCATCACCCAGGATGCTGGCAGGATCCAGGCATCACCCAGGATGCTGGCAGCTTCCAGGCATCACCCAGGATGCTGGCAGGATCCAGGCATCACCCAGGATGCTGGCAGGATCCAGGCATCACCCAGGATGCTGGCAGGATCCAGGCATCACCCAGGATGCTGGCAGGATCCAGGCATCACCCAGGATGCTGGCAGGATCCAGGCATCACCCAGGATGCTGGCAGCTTCCAGGCATCACCCAGGATGCTGGCAGGATCCAGGCATCACCCAGGATGCTGGCAGGATCCAGGCATCACCCAGGATGCTGGCAGGATCCAGGCATCACCCAGGATGCTGGCAGGATCCAGGCATCACCCAGGATGCTGGCAGGATCCAGGCATCACCCAGGATGCTGGCAGGATCCAGGCATCACCCAGGATGCTGGCAGGATCCAGGCATCACCCAGGATGCTGGCAGCTTCCAGGCATCACCCAGGATGCTGGCAGCGGTCCAGGCATCACCCAGGCATCACCCAGAGCTCAGGCAACATCTAAGATGCTGCCATGCAGGACTCAAGTCCTGCATGATACGCGTACCTGAGCCTTTCTTAAACAGTTCCTTCAGACGGTTCTAA